Proteins encoded together in one Anaerotignum propionicum DSM 1682 window:
- the rpsS gene encoding 30S ribosomal protein S19 has product MSRSLKKGPFADDHLLKKIDAMNAAGEKNVIKTWSRRSTIFPDMIGHTIAVYDGKKHVPVYITEDMVGHKLGEFALTRSYRGHGKDAEKKSRVR; this is encoded by the coding sequence ATGAGCAGATCACTCAAAAAGGGACCCTTCGCTGATGATCATCTTTTAAAGAAGATTGATGCTATGAATGCAGCGGGCGAAAAGAACGTAATCAAAACATGGTCTCGTCGTTCTACAATTTTCCCCGATATGATCGGTCATACAATCGCAGTTTACGACGGCAAGAAACACGTGCCTGTATATATTACTGAAGATATGGTAGGTCACAAACTTGGTGAATTTGCACTGACAAGAAGCTACAGAGGTCATGGCAAAGACGCAGAAAAGAAATCAAGAGTTCGCTAA
- the rplV gene encoding 50S ribosomal protein L22, which yields MAKGHRSQIKKERNIATQEKRPHASAKYVGIPATKAKIVLDQIKNKDVITAAALLNYSPRYASEIIAKVLKSAMANAENNLGMDVNKLYVEEVSADQGPTMKRIRPRAQGRAYRILKRSCHISIILNER from the coding sequence ATGGCAAAAGGTCATAGAAGCCAAATTAAGAAGGAAAGAAACATTGCAACACAAGAAAAAAGACCCCATGCTTCTGCAAAGTATGTTGGCATCCCTGCCACAAAAGCGAAGATCGTTTTGGATCAGATCAAAAACAAGGATGTTATTACTGCAGCGGCATTGTTAAATTATTCCCCAAGATATGCTTCCGAAATCATTGCGAAGGTTTTGAAATCCGCAATGGCTAATGCAGAAAACAACTTGGGTATGGACGTAAACAAATTGTATGTGGAAGAGGTAAGTGCTGATCAGGGCCCCACAATGAAGAGAATCCGCCCTAGAGCACAAGGCAGAGCATATCGGATCCTGAAAAGATCCTGCCATATTTCCATCATTCTCAATGAGAGATAA
- the rpsC gene encoding 30S ribosomal protein S3: MGQKVNPHGLRVGIIKDWDTKWYAEKEFADYLVEDVKIRKFIKSKLYTSGVSRIAIERTAGRVKVTVSTAKPGIVIGKNGQAIEELKADIQKMTTQKVAVNIDEIKKPELDAQLVAENIALQLENRVTFRRAMKQSMGRTMKFGAKGIKTSVSGRLGGADMARTESYHEGTIPLQTLRADIDYGFAEADTTYGKLGVKVWIYKGEVLPVKAAKKEGGAK, translated from the coding sequence ATGGGACAGAAAGTAAATCCTCATGGATTAAGAGTCGGTATCATCAAAGATTGGGATACTAAATGGTATGCAGAGAAAGAATTCGCTGACTACCTTGTAGAAGACGTTAAAATAAGAAAGTTCATCAAATCTAAATTATACACTTCCGGCGTTTCCAGAATTGCCATCGAAAGAACTGCTGGCAGAGTAAAGGTTACAGTAAGCACAGCAAAACCCGGTATCGTTATTGGTAAGAATGGTCAGGCAATTGAAGAATTGAAAGCTGACATTCAGAAGATGACAACACAGAAGGTTGCTGTAAATATTGACGAAATCAAAAAACCTGAGTTGGATGCACAGCTGGTAGCTGAAAATATTGCACTGCAGTTGGAAAACCGTGTGACATTCCGTCGTGCGATGAAACAGTCCATGGGTAGAACCATGAAATTCGGTGCAAAGGGTATTAAAACATCTGTTAGCGGTCGTTTGGGCGGCGCTGATATGGCTCGTACAGAAAGCTATCATGAAGGTACCATTCCTCTTCAGACACTGCGTGCAGACATTGACTACGGTTTTGCAGAAGCTGATACAACCTACGGCAAGTTGGGTGTAAAGGTTTGGATCTACAAAGGTGAAGTACTTCCTGTAAAAGCAGCGAAAAAGGAAGGAGGCGCTAAGTAA
- the rplP gene encoding 50S ribosomal protein L16, with translation MLMPKRVKYRKQQRGSMKGRAHRGNKVTYGEFGIMAMEPSWITANQIEAARIAMTRYIKRGGDVWIKVFPDKPVSAKPIGTRMGSGKGAPEFWVAVVKPGRVMFEIGGVAEETAREALRLAIHKLPIKCKIVSKAEAAEMAGDQQ, from the coding sequence ATGTTAATGCCTAAAAGAGTGAAATATCGTAAGCAGCAAAGAGGTTCCATGAAGGGCCGTGCCCACAGAGGCAACAAAGTAACTTACGGTGAATTCGGTATTATGGCTATGGAGCCAAGCTGGATTACAGCAAACCAGATTGAAGCAGCACGTATCGCTATGACAAGATATATCAAGCGTGGCGGTGACGTTTGGATTAAAGTATTCCCCGATAAACCCGTGTCCGCGAAGCCTATCGGTACTCGTATGGGTTCCGGTAAAGGCGCGCCTGAATTCTGGGTAGCGGTAGTAAAACCCGGCAGAGTAATGTTTGAAATTGGCGGCGTTGCAGAAGAAACAGCAAGAGAAGCATTGAGACTGGCTATTCACAAGCTTCCTATCAAATGTAAAATTGTTTCCAAGGCAGAGGCGGCAGAAATGGCAGGTGATCAGCAGTGA
- the rpmC gene encoding 50S ribosomal protein L29: MKTKGFVNELTGKTADELQRDLVSAKKELFNLRFQNATNQLDNTARIKEVRKSIARIQTVITQKARAAE; this comes from the coding sequence GTGAAAACAAAAGGTTTTGTAAATGAATTGACAGGTAAGACTGCAGATGAATTACAGAGAGACCTTGTTTCTGCTAAAAAAGAGTTATTCAACCTGAGATTCCAGAACGCAACGAACCAGTTGGATAATACAGCAAGAATCAAGGAAGTTCGTAAAAGTATTGCAAGAATTCAGACAGTGATTACACAAAAGGCTAGAGCCGCAGAATAA
- the rpsQ gene encoding 30S ribosomal protein S17, which translates to MEERNLRKTRIGKVVSDKMDKTIVVAVEDKVKHPLYGKIVNRTYKLKAHDENNECGIGDRVKVMETRPLSKDKRWRLVSIIEKAK; encoded by the coding sequence GTGGAAGAAAGAAATCTTCGTAAAACCAGAATTGGTAAAGTAGTCAGCGACAAAATGGACAAGACAATTGTTGTTGCTGTGGAAGATAAAGTAAAACACCCTTTGTATGGTAAAATCGTAAATAGAACTTACAAACTCAAGGCACATGACGAAAACAACGAATGTGGCATTGGTGACCGCGTAAAGGTTATGGAAACCAGACCTTTGTCTAAGGACAAGAGATGGAGACTTGTAAGTATTATCGAAAAAGCAAAATAA
- the rplN gene encoding 50S ribosomal protein L14: protein MVQQETRLKVADNSGAKELLCIRVLGGSTRRYAGVGDIIVAAVKDATPGGVVKKGDVVKAVVVRTVHSVGRADGSYIKFDDNAAVIIKDDKNPKGTRIFGPVARELREKQFMKILSLAPEVL from the coding sequence ATGGTTCAACAGGAAACCAGATTAAAAGTAGCAGATAATTCCGGAGCAAAAGAACTCCTTTGTATTAGAGTACTCGGCGGCTCTACAAGAAGATATGCAGGCGTTGGCGACATCATTGTTGCAGCTGTTAAAGATGCAACACCCGGCGGCGTTGTGAAAAAAGGCGATGTTGTAAAGGCTGTTGTGGTTAGAACAGTGCACTCCGTGGGCAGAGCAGACGGAAGCTATATTAAATTTGACGACAATGCAGCGGTTATTATCAAAGATGACAAAAACCCCAAGGGTACACGTATTTTTGGACCCGTTGCCAGAGAGCTGAGAGAGAAGCAGTTTATGAAGATTCTTTCTCTGGCACCTGAAGTATTATAA
- the rplX gene encoding 50S ribosomal protein L24 gives MANLKLKSGDKVVVTTGKDKGKQGKILAVDIKNNRVLVEGVNMISKHTKPNAKNQQGGIVKKESYIHASNVMYLHNGKATRLGAMIKDGKKVRVAKKTGEVID, from the coding sequence GTGGCTAACTTGAAATTGAAAAGCGGCGATAAAGTCGTTGTAACAACAGGTAAAGATAAAGGCAAACAAGGCAAGATTCTTGCTGTTGATATTAAGAATAACAGAGTTCTTGTAGAAGGCGTTAACATGATTTCTAAACATACAAAGCCCAATGCAAAAAATCAGCAGGGTGGTATTGTTAAGAAGGAAAGTTATATTCACGCTTCCAACGTAATGTATCTTCATAATGGCAAGGCAACACGTCTTGGTGCTATGATTAAAGACGGCAAAAAAGTAAGAGTTGCAAAAAAGACAGGCGAAGTTATCGACTGA
- the rplE gene encoding 50S ribosomal protein L5, which produces MSRLRDFYEAEVVPEMIKKFSYTNKMAVPKLEKIIINMGVGEAKENAKILDGAVKDMTIITGQKPVVTKAKKSIAAFKLREGMNIGCKTTLRGGRMYEFADRLINIALPRVRDFRGVKANSFDGRGNYTMGVKEQLIFPEIEYDKVDKIRGMDIVFVTTAKTDEEARELLKLFGMPFAK; this is translated from the coding sequence ATGAGCAGATTAAGAGATTTTTATGAAGCAGAAGTAGTACCTGAAATGATTAAGAAATTTTCATATACAAACAAGATGGCAGTGCCCAAGCTTGAAAAAATCATCATCAACATGGGAGTTGGCGAAGCAAAGGAAAATGCGAAAATTTTAGATGGTGCAGTAAAAGATATGACTATCATTACTGGACAAAAGCCTGTAGTAACAAAGGCGAAAAAATCCATCGCAGCTTTTAAGCTTCGTGAAGGTATGAATATTGGCTGTAAGACTACACTGAGAGGCGGCAGAATGTATGAGTTCGCTGACAGATTGATCAACATTGCCCTTCCTCGTGTACGTGACTTCCGTGGTGTGAAGGCAAATAGCTTTGACGGCAGAGGTAACTATACAATGGGTGTCAAAGAACAGCTGATTTTCCCTGAAATCGAATATGATAAAGTAGACAAAATCAGAGGTATGGACATCGTTTTTGTTACTACAGCAAAGACAGATGAAGAAGCAAGAGAGTTGCTTAAATTATTTGGTATGCCATTCGCAAAATAA
- a CDS encoding type Z 30S ribosomal protein S14: MAKRSMIVKQQRTPKFSTRAYTRCRVCGRPHSVLRKYGICRICFRELAYKGQIPGVKKASW; this comes from the coding sequence ATGGCTAAAAGATCTATGATCGTGAAGCAGCAGAGAACTCCTAAGTTCTCCACTAGAGCTTACACACGTTGCAGAGTATGTGGCAGACCCCACTCTGTGCTTAGAAAATATGGAATTTGCCGTATTTGCTTCCGTGAATTGGCGTACAAGGGCCAGATTCCCGGCGTAAAGAAAGCAAGCTGGTAA
- the rpsH gene encoding 30S ribosomal protein S8, translated as MSMSDPIADMLTRIRNGNTAKHDTVDVPSSKMKKAIADILTTEGYVKGYEVIEDGVKSTIRVSLKYGADKNEKVITGLKRISKPGLRVFANKEELPKVLGGLGIAIISTSRGLMTDKEARKVGVGGEVIAFIW; from the coding sequence ATGTCAATGAGCGACCCTATCGCAGATATGCTGACAAGAATCAGAAACGGTAACACAGCAAAACACGATACAGTAGATGTTCCTTCTTCCAAAATGAAGAAAGCAATTGCTGACATTTTGACAACAGAAGGTTATGTAAAGGGCTATGAAGTAATTGAGGATGGTGTAAAATCCACAATTCGTGTTAGCTTGAAATATGGCGCAGACAAAAACGAAAAAGTAATCACAGGTTTGAAGAGAATTTCCAAACCAGGTCTTAGAGTTTTTGCAAACAAAGAGGAATTGCCTAAGGTTTTGGGTGGATTGGGTATTGCAATCATTTCCACAAGCCGTGGCTTGATGACAGATAAAGAAGCAAGAAAAGTTGGCGTAGGCGGCGAAGTTATTGCTTTTATCTGGTAA
- the rplF gene encoding 50S ribosomal protein L6: MSRIGKLPVAVPAGVDVKIGEGNLLTVKGPMGTLERKLSADMHIAMEEGQIVVTRPSDLKKHKALHGLTRTLIFNMVVGVTQGYAKVLEINGVGYRAAKSGKKLTLTLGYSHPVEMEDPAGIETILEGTNKITVKGIDKEKVGQFAAEIRTKRPPEPYKGKGIKYADEKIRRKVGKTGKK; this comes from the coding sequence ATGTCAAGAATCGGTAAACTCCCTGTTGCAGTGCCTGCAGGCGTTGATGTTAAAATCGGCGAAGGTAATCTGCTTACAGTGAAGGGCCCCATGGGTACTCTGGAAAGAAAATTATCCGCTGACATGCATATCGCAATGGAAGAAGGTCAGATCGTAGTTACAAGACCTAGTGATCTGAAAAAGCACAAAGCTTTACACGGTTTAACAAGAACATTGATTTTCAATATGGTTGTTGGTGTAACACAGGGCTATGCAAAGGTTTTGGAAATCAACGGTGTTGGTTACAGAGCAGCTAAGTCCGGCAAGAAGTTGACACTTACTTTGGGTTATTCTCATCCCGTTGAGATGGAAGATCCCGCAGGTATTGAAACAATCCTTGAAGGTACAAACAAAATTACTGTTAAGGGTATTGATAAAGAAAAAGTTGGACAGTTTGCAGCTGAAATCAGAACAAAACGTCCCCCTGAACCTTACAAAGGCAAAGGTATTAAATACGCTGACGAGAAGATTAGACGTAAAGTTGGTAAGACCGGTAAGAAATAA
- the rplR gene encoding 50S ribosomal protein L18, with translation MIRKPSRAAARVKRHYRIRNHVNGTAQRPRLAVFRSNKHMYAQIIDDVTHHTLVAASTMESEIASKVEFTSTVAAAAVVGEVLAKRAVEKGITEVVFDRGGFIYHGKVKALADAAREAGLNF, from the coding sequence ATGATTAGAAAGCCATCTCGTGCGGCGGCTCGTGTGAAAAGACACTATAGAATCCGCAATCATGTGAATGGAACTGCACAAAGACCTAGATTGGCAGTGTTCAGATCCAATAAGCATATGTATGCACAGATCATCGATGATGTTACACATCACACATTGGTTGCAGCTTCCACAATGGAATCTGAAATTGCAAGCAAAGTTGAATTTACTTCCACTGTTGCTGCAGCAGCTGTTGTTGGTGAAGTTCTGGCAAAAAGAGCAGTTGAAAAAGGCATTACAGAGGTTGTTTTCGACAGAGGCGGTTTCATTTACCATGGTAAAGTGAAAGCTTTGGCGGATGCAGCAAGAGAAGCCGGATTAAATTTCTAA
- the rpsE gene encoding 30S ribosomal protein S5: protein MKRIDPSTLDLKDKVVTINRVTKVVKGGRTFRFAALVVVGDGNGHIGCGMGKAAEIPDAIRKGKEDAIKNIIKVERNDVDSIYHDVQGVFGSASVLLMPAAEGTGVIAGGPARAVLELAGVRNIRTKSLGSNNKRNVVSATIEGLSRATTPEAVAKLRGITVEELLG, encoded by the coding sequence TTGAAGAGAATCGATCCAAGCACTTTAGATCTGAAAGATAAAGTAGTAACTATCAACCGTGTAACAAAGGTTGTTAAGGGTGGTCGTACATTCAGATTCGCAGCTCTGGTTGTAGTTGGTGATGGCAATGGCCACATTGGTTGCGGCATGGGCAAAGCGGCTGAAATTCCCGATGCCATCCGTAAAGGCAAAGAGGATGCAATCAAAAACATCATCAAAGTAGAAAGAAACGATGTTGACAGCATCTATCATGATGTGCAGGGTGTATTCGGCAGCGCTAGCGTATTATTGATGCCAGCTGCTGAAGGTACTGGCGTTATCGCTGGTGGTCCCGCTCGTGCGGTACTGGAATTGGCAGGCGTACGTAACATCAGAACAAAATCCTTGGGTTCCAACAATAAGCGCAACGTTGTAAGTGCAACAATTGAAGGTTTGTCCAGAGCGACAACACCTGAAGCAGTTGCAAAGCTTCGTGGCATTACTGTAGAAGAACTCTTAGGTTAA
- the rpmD gene encoding 50S ribosomal protein L30: MAEIKITLVKSTIGAVPKHKKTVQALGLKKTNSSVIQQDNAAIRGMIHQISHLVKVEEI, from the coding sequence GTGGCTGAAATTAAAATCACATTAGTGAAATCTACAATCGGAGCAGTTCCGAAACATAAAAAAACAGTGCAGGCTTTGGGACTGAAAAAGACAAACAGCAGTGTCATTCAGCAGGACAATGCGGCTATCAGAGGAATGATCCATCAGATAAGCCACCTTGTAAAAGTTGAAGAAATTTGA
- the rplO gene encoding 50S ribosomal protein L15, which translates to MNLCDLRPAEGSKESAWRRGRGHATGNGKTAGRGHKGQGQRSGAGGKCGFEGGQMPLYRRLPKRGFTCRNSKEIISINVSMLNVFENDAVVDIDALKAVGLVSNPRDGVKILGEGELERKLTIKVNQFSKTALEKIEAAGGKAEVI; encoded by the coding sequence ATGAACTTATGCGATTTGAGACCTGCAGAAGGCTCCAAGGAAAGTGCATGGAGACGCGGCAGAGGTCATGCAACAGGTAACGGTAAAACAGCAGGCAGAGGCCATAAAGGCCAGGGTCAGCGTTCCGGTGCCGGCGGTAAGTGCGGTTTTGAAGGCGGTCAGATGCCTTTATACAGAAGACTTCCCAAAAGAGGCTTCACATGCAGAAATAGTAAAGAAATCATTTCCATTAACGTTAGCATGTTAAACGTTTTTGAAAACGATGCAGTAGTAGATATCGATGCTTTAAAAGCTGTTGGCTTAGTTAGCAATCCCAGAGACGGCGTTAAGATTCTCGGAGAGGGTGAGCTTGAAAGAAAACTTACAATCAAAGTAAATCAGTTTAGCAAAACTGCGCTTGAAAAGATTGAAGCAGCCGGCGGAAAAGCAGAGGTGATTTAA
- the secY gene encoding preprotein translocase subunit SecY — protein sequence MFKIFVNSWRTKEIRNKILYTLMIFAIVRLGTLIALPGIDAASVIAARGATGVGTLYSVIAGGANSSWSLFAMGIGPYINASIIMQLLTIAIPKFEQLSKEGPEGRKKLQSYSRYLTVVLALIQGAGLTYTYQNMFLTNNTLIYAASVICLVTGSAFVMWLAEQITAKGIGNGSSMIIFINIVSNLPQGIASMYYTISGSGVAGVAKVAAILIILLVVLAFIVCVNTGERRLPVQYSSKMAGHKQMGGSSTTMPIKVNTAGVISIIFAISLLQFPQQIGNFIPNKGATFTKITEILNMTHPIGACLYIALILFFTYFYTSIVINPNEIAMNMKKNGGFIPGIRPGQPTSTYITKVVNRITLVGAICYSILAMVPVVLQWIFKINVGFGGTTLIIVVGVALDIVKSLESQLLMRHYKGFLSE from the coding sequence ATGTTTAAGATTTTCGTTAATTCCTGGAGAACGAAAGAAATTCGAAACAAAATATTGTACACTCTGATGATTTTTGCAATCGTTAGATTAGGTACATTAATCGCTTTACCCGGTATTGACGCGGCAAGTGTAATCGCAGCGAGGGGAGCGACTGGTGTTGGTACACTGTATAGTGTAATCGCCGGTGGCGCAAACTCAAGTTGGTCCCTTTTTGCAATGGGTATCGGCCCATATATTAATGCATCGATCATTATGCAATTGCTGACGATTGCTATTCCGAAGTTTGAACAGCTTTCAAAAGAAGGCCCGGAAGGGCGTAAAAAGTTACAGTCTTACAGCAGATATCTGACAGTTGTGTTGGCGCTGATCCAGGGTGCAGGTCTCACATATACTTATCAGAATATGTTCCTGACCAACAACACGCTGATTTATGCAGCTTCTGTAATTTGTTTGGTTACCGGTTCTGCATTCGTAATGTGGCTGGCTGAGCAGATAACTGCAAAGGGCATTGGAAACGGTTCTTCCATGATTATTTTTATCAATATCGTTTCTAACTTGCCTCAAGGTATTGCAAGTATGTATTATACAATTTCTGGTTCCGGCGTAGCCGGTGTTGCAAAAGTTGCAGCGATTTTAATCATTTTGCTGGTTGTATTGGCATTTATTGTATGTGTAAATACAGGTGAAAGAAGACTGCCTGTGCAGTATTCTTCCAAAATGGCAGGACACAAGCAAATGGGTGGAAGCAGCACAACAATGCCTATTAAGGTAAATACTGCAGGTGTTATTTCAATTATCTTTGCGATTTCCCTGTTGCAGTTCCCACAGCAAATCGGCAACTTTATTCCCAATAAAGGTGCGACATTTACAAAGATTACAGAAATTCTTAATATGACACATCCCATTGGTGCGTGTCTGTATATTGCGCTTATTTTATTCTTCACCTATTTCTATACTTCTATTGTGATCAACCCCAATGAAATCGCAATGAATATGAAGAAGAATGGTGGATTTATCCCTGGTATCAGACCAGGTCAACCTACAAGCACATATATCACAAAGGTTGTAAACAGAATTACTTTGGTTGGCGCCATTTGCTACTCAATTTTGGCTATGGTACCTGTTGTGCTTCAATGGATATTTAAGATTAACGTAGGCTTTGGCGGTACAACATTAATCATCGTGGTTGGTGTTGCGCTGGATATTGTAAAGTCTTTGGAAAGCCAGTTACTCATGCGCCATTATAAAGGTTTTTTGAGTGAATAA
- a CDS encoding adenylate kinase, with protein sequence MIVMKLVLIGAPAAGKGTQAARLVKHYGIAHISTGDMLREEVAKGTELGIQAKSIMASGGLVSDELIIAIVKERIQKDDCKNGFILDGFPRTVIQAEKLEEMVALDKVVYINAPDEIMLARLTARETCPKCGATFNKLFLPAKVAGVCDVCGEALTQRKDDTTEAGLARIKTFHEQSEPLVAFYEKENILIEVDGTMPIDEITKAIIKGLER encoded by the coding sequence ATGATTGTTATGAAATTGGTTCTCATTGGTGCACCCGCTGCAGGTAAAGGTACACAGGCTGCACGTTTGGTAAAGCATTATGGTATCGCTCATATTTCAACGGGTGACATGCTAAGAGAAGAAGTTGCAAAGGGTACAGAGCTGGGTATTCAGGCGAAAAGCATTATGGCGTCTGGCGGCTTAGTTTCTGACGAATTAATCATTGCTATTGTAAAAGAGAGAATTCAGAAGGATGACTGCAAAAACGGTTTTATTTTGGATGGTTTCCCTCGTACTGTCATTCAAGCCGAAAAGCTTGAAGAAATGGTAGCTCTGGATAAAGTTGTTTATATTAATGCGCCCGACGAGATTATGCTCGCTAGATTAACTGCAAGAGAAACTTGTCCCAAGTGCGGTGCAACTTTTAATAAATTATTCTTGCCTGCAAAGGTAGCCGGTGTTTGCGATGTGTGCGGTGAAGCACTGACCCAGCGTAAAGACGATACAACAGAAGCAGGACTTGCAAGAATTAAAACATTCCACGAACAAAGTGAGCCTTTGGTTGCATTTTATGAAAAAGAAAACATATTAATCGAAGTGGACGGTACCATGCCCATTGACGAAATCACCAAGGCAATCATAAAAGGTCTGGAGAGATAA
- the map gene encoding type I methionyl aminopeptidase: MAITIKTENQIAKMRRAGQLLAKTEELIAKAITPGVTTAYLDQLAENYIRSQGGIPSFKGYGGFPATLCTSVNEEVVHGIPGKRILKEGDILSVDMGCILEGYHGDMARTYAVGEISAEAKKLIEVTKQSFFEGIKFAKEGNHLNDIGSAIQKYVEENGFSVVRAYVGHGIGKELHEAPEIPNFRTLSKGAQLKKGMTLAIEPMVNVGDYNVRLLKDGWTTVTKDGKYAAHYENTILITDGTPEILTLP, encoded by the coding sequence ATGGCAATCACGATCAAAACAGAAAATCAAATTGCGAAAATGCGTAGAGCTGGGCAGCTTCTGGCAAAAACAGAAGAACTCATTGCGAAGGCTATTACACCTGGTGTAACAACGGCATATCTTGATCAGCTGGCAGAGAATTATATTCGCAGTCAAGGCGGTATTCCTTCCTTTAAAGGCTATGGCGGATTTCCCGCAACACTTTGCACCTCAGTAAATGAGGAGGTTGTGCACGGGATACCCGGAAAGCGTATTTTAAAAGAAGGTGATATCCTTAGCGTTGACATGGGATGTATCTTAGAAGGCTATCATGGAGATATGGCCAGAACTTATGCGGTAGGTGAAATTTCAGCTGAAGCAAAAAAATTAATTGAAGTGACCAAACAAAGCTTCTTTGAAGGCATAAAATTTGCAAAAGAAGGCAATCATCTCAATGATATAGGTTCGGCTATCCAGAAATACGTAGAAGAAAATGGATTTTCAGTTGTTCGTGCTTATGTTGGCCATGGTATAGGCAAGGAACTGCATGAGGCGCCGGAGATTCCCAACTTCAGAACATTATCCAAAGGAGCTCAGTTGAAAAAGGGTATGACCCTTGCCATTGAACCTATGGTAAATGTAGGTGACTACAATGTTCGCCTGTTGAAAGACGGTTGGACTACTGTTACCAAAGATGGGAAATATGCAGCGCATTATGAAAATACCATATTGATTACTGACGGTACCCCCGAAATTCTCACGTTACCCTAA
- a CDS encoding KOW domain-containing RNA-binding protein, producing MIALEYQIGQIVFSKDGHDKGEAMMVLSVEGRYLYLANGKTRRLEKPKRKKMIHVQPTNFVDAVMAEKIMQNAYILDADIRKAIKMYQVKAADC from the coding sequence GTGATTGCGTTGGAATATCAAATTGGGCAAATCGTTTTTTCTAAAGACGGACACGATAAGGGTGAGGCAATGATGGTTCTTTCCGTTGAAGGCAGGTATTTATATTTGGCCAACGGAAAAACGCGTAGGCTTGAGAAGCCCAAGCGCAAGAAAATGATTCATGTACAGCCTACCAATTTTGTGGACGCAGTTATGGCCGAAAAAATAATGCAGAATGCTTACATTCTGGATGCGGATATTCGTAAGGCTATAAAAATGTATCAAGTAAAAGCAGCAGACTGTTAA
- the infA gene encoding translation initiation factor IF-1 produces MSKDDVIEVEGTILEKLPNAMFQVELENGHQILAHISGKLRMNFIRILPGDKVLVEMSPYDLSKGRIIWRAK; encoded by the coding sequence TTGTCAAAAGATGACGTAATTGAAGTAGAAGGAACCATACTGGAGAAATTACCCAATGCCATGTTTCAGGTAGAGCTGGAAAACGGCCATCAGATCCTGGCACACATTTCCGGGAAATTGCGTATGAACTTCATCCGTATTTTGCCGGGCGACAAAGTATTAGTTGAAATGTCTCCCTACGATCTGTCTAAGGGCAGAATTATTTGGAGAGCGAAATAA
- the rpmJ gene encoding 50S ribosomal protein L36, translating to MKVRPSVKPMCEKCRIIKRKGRVMVICENPKHKQKQG from the coding sequence ATGAAGGTAAGACCATCTGTAAAACCTATGTGTGAAAAATGCAGAATTATTAAAAGAAAAGGTCGTGTAATGGTCATTTGTGAAAATCCAAAGCATAAACAGAAACAAGGCTGA
- the rpsM gene encoding 30S ribosomal protein S13: MARIAGVDLPREKRVEVGLTYVYGIGHPSAVRILNEAGVDLNTRVRDLTDDEVAKIREVIDKSQKVEGDLRREIALNIKRLIEIGCYRGIRHRKGLPVRGQKTKTNARTRKGPRKTVANKKK, encoded by the coding sequence ATGGCACGTATTGCTGGTGTAGACTTACCAAGAGAAAAGCGCGTTGAAGTTGGTCTGACTTATGTTTATGGCATCGGTCACCCTAGTGCAGTTCGTATTTTGAACGAAGCTGGTGTAGATCTTAATACTAGAGTAAGAGACTTAACTGATGATGAAGTGGCTAAAATTCGTGAAGTCATTGATAAATCCCAAAAGGTTGAGGGTGACTTGAGAAGAGAAATCGCTCTGAACATCAAACGTCTGATTGAAATCGGCTGTTACAGAGGCATCCGCCACAGAAAAGGCTTGCCTGTAAGAGGACAGAAAACAAAGACAAACGCAAGAACAAGAAAAGGTCCTAGAAAGACCGTTGCGAATAAGAAGAAATAA